Genomic DNA from Paenibacillus sp. KS-LC4:
GAATATATTGCTGCAACACCTTTGCGCCGCCTTTTCTATCGTATTTACCGCCATCCGGTCGTCATGTTTGGTCTTGGCCCGATTGCTGTTTTTCTTATTCAATATCGCTTCAACCGCAAGGGCGCTAGACGTCAGGAACGCCTTAACACTTATTTGATCAATGTAGCAATTGTCGCCTTATATGCAGGTCTCAGCTGGCTTCTCGGCTGGCAGGCTTTTGTCATGGTACAGCTGCCTGTTATGTTCTTGTCGGGACTGTTCGGCATTTGGCTGTTCTACGTCCAGCATCAGTTCGAAGATACGTATTTTGAAAATGAAGATGAGTGGAGCTATGTGAAAGCAGCCGTTGAAGGCAGCTCTTACTACAAGCTTCCCCGCCCATTGCAATGGATTACCGGCAACATCGGCTTCCATCATGTGCATCACCTGAGCCCAAAAGTGCCGAACTACTATTTAGAAGATGCCCATAACTCATCCGTTCCGCTTCAGCAGGCAACGACCATTACAATCAAAACTAGCTTAACGGCACTGCGTTTCCGCTTATGGGATGAAGAGAACAATATGTTCGTCAGCTTTAAAGGCATGAAGCATCGTCTGCACAAGCCGCGTGCGGCAAGCACCAAGCTGGATACCAGACGCGTTGGCTAACAGGTACAAGGATATACACACGAAAGAGGCCGCGCGGAACAAAATGCGCGAGCCTCTTTTATGTTAAAATAGCTTCAAAGCAGCTCCTTATGCTGCAACAGCGATTTGAAAAGGCGGGACGCATATGCAAAAATGGCATCATATTTTTCATAAAAATACGGGAATCAGCCCCTATGTATGGGTCGTTTTCTACATCCTGCCCTTCTATTTTATTTTCCGCAACTCATCGCCCTACCAAGCAACCTCCGGTATTGTGATGATCGTTTTATTTTTCATCTGCTACATGCTTTCCTTCATGTCCAAGGGCTGGCAGGTTTATTTCTGGACCAGTATCCAAATTATTATTTCCATCGCGATGACGCTCATGTTCGGCTATGTGTATTTTTCCATCTTTCTCGCCTATTTTATCGGCAATATTCAGAACCGCATCGGCTTCTTTACACTGTATTCCATTCATATCGTCACGACCTTCCTGAGCATCAACTATGGACTAGCTGTGCAAAATCCGGTCTTCCTCGCGCAATTCCCCTTCGTGCTCATTAGCTTAATCGGTGTCATTTTGCTTCCGGTCAATACGTACAACCGCAATAAGCGGGACAAGCTGGAAGGCGAGCTTGAGCATGCCAACAAGCGGATTTCCGAGCTAGTCAAGCTGGAGGAGCGGCAGCGGATTGCCCGTGACCTGCATGATACGATCGGACAGAAGCTGTCGCTTATAGGTCTGAAAAGCGATCTGGCAGGCAAGCTGATGCAGAAAAATCCCGCCAAGGCGCAGGAGGAAATTGATGATGTGCGCCAAACGGCACGCACGGCGCTCAAGGAAGTACGGGAGCTTGTGACGGAAATGCGTGGAACACGGCTTGAGGATGAGCTTTTTCGGGTAAAACAAATTTTGAAGGCTGCCGATATTCAGCTTATCGTTGAAGGCGACCCGTCGCATACCGACACCTCCCTGCTTGCCGAGAATGTCGTCAGCATGTGTCTCAAGGAAGCAGTAACGAATATCGTCAAGCATAGCTCCGCCACCAAATGTCTGGTTGAAATTGAACCGACTCGTACAGAGCTCATTGTCCGCGTGCAGGACAACGGCACGGGTATTGCTACGGGCGGCAAGGAATCGCGCAGCTATTACCGGGGAAATGGCCTTAGAGGCATGAAGGAAAGACTGGAGTTTATTAATGGCAGTCTGGATATTATTTGCGGCGACGGCACGCTGCTCGTCATTAAAGCGCCCAATATCGTCCAGAAGCCTGAAAAGGAGTCCTCTCTATGATAACAATTGTCATCGCCGAAGACCAACGAATGCTGCTGGGGGCGCTTGCGTCCCTGCTTGAGCTAGAGGATGATATGACCGTGGTTGGCAAAGCTGGTAACGGCGAGGAGGCAATCACGCTCGTCCAGCTTCACAAACCGGATATTTGCATTATGGACATTGAGATGCCGGTCAAGAGCGGACTTGAGGCAGCGGAAGAAATTCGCCAGCTAGGCTGCAAGGTTATCATTTTGACCACCTTCGCCAGAAGCGGCTATTTCGACCGTGCGCTCAAGGCAGGCGTATGCGGCTATTTGCTCAAGGACAGCCCAAGCGAGGAGCTAGCCAGCTCCATACGCAGCGTCATGACTGGCCGCCGCATTTATGCACCCGAGCTGGTGGACGACGCCTACGGGCAGGAAAACCCGCTCACCGAACGGGAGAAGGAGGTTCTTGGCCTCATCGCCGACGGCAAAAATACGAAGGAAATCGCTGACCAGCTATATTTGACCAACGGCACCGTACGCAACTATATTTCCGTCATTTTGGATAAGCTTGGCGTGAGCAATCGGATTGAGGCGATTACCCGTTTTAAGGAGAAGGGATGGTTTAAATAAAAAAAGCATGCTCTTTCCCGCAGGCAGCGGTGCGGAGCATCCTTTTCTTGGTTTGACCAAGCTTGGCTTGTCGATTTTGCAGCAGCGCGGCCTTTTAGCAACGAATATTTCATTTGAAAAACCTCCTGCCGCTGCCAGCTTAGTCTAGCTGTATCGTAAAGCATTCTCGCTTACTTCCCAACAAGGCCATTATGCACAAGACCGCGAAAAAAAGGCAAATGCTGCGGATGGCACGCAATCAAATACGGCTCGCTGCTCATGCCCGTGAAAGGCCTGCCCTCAAAGTCGGTAATGCTGCCGCCTGCCTCGCGCACCATGAGCATTCCCGAATAAAGATCCTCGCCCTCCGAGTTGTACAAAATAATTGCATCCAAATCGCCCTTCGCCAGCATCGTCCATTGCAAGGTAGGCGCCCACAGCCGCATCATTCGCTTGGTGCTCGTATCAAGATGCTGACGCAGTCTAACCGCCTGCGGCTCTTGCTGCACTTTATGCCCTTGAATCCAGCCAACAGTCGCTTTATTGTATGCACGCGGCTCACCTAATCTAATGATTTTGCCATTGCAGCGAAAACCGCCGTTTGCCACCGCCTCATACAAGCGGTTCGTCATCGGCTCATAAATAACCGCCATCACGGCCTCCCGCTGATACATGAGCGTAATGGAAACGGCAAATAAGGGCATTCCGACGGCAAAATTGTTCGTCCCATCCAGCGGATCAACGAGCCATAGCCAATCGCTTGAAAGACGGTTATCTCCCGCTTCCTCCGATATGATGTGATGGTCAGGGAAGCTATGTTTAATTTTGCCCAAAATAATCTCTTCCGCTCTGTGGTCGGCTTCCGTCACTAAGTCGCCATGCTCGTCCTTTTGCTTATAGGTACCGGTATCCAGCTTGTCAAAAAGCTTTCTCAGCAATTCCCCCGCTTCTTTCGCTGCCTCAACAGCGACTCGCCGCGCTTCTCTTACTACTGCTTGTTCCACTTCAAAGACCCCCTCTTTCATTCACTTGCTGAATGAGAAAACATGACTCAAAAGCACGATAGGCAAAATAAAATCCTTCTCGAGATGAAGAAGGATTTTATCTACTGTAACAATCACGGACCACCTTAGAACAATAGACTGAAGCTATTATTATCTATTAATTATTCTATTCCTGATTTGTATTTCGGAATTGGTTAGGCAATGGCGGCGGCGACGTTTTGGTCAACTGAATTTGGTTCGCTGCTTCATAAGGGCTGCCTGGCGGGTTGATAGGAGCAGGAGCCCCTTGCTGATAGCCGTGCCCTGAAGGTCCATTGAATACAAACTCATTCTTTTCTTCCACAATAAGCTCCAGTCCACCAAACTTCTTGGCAAGCACACCATACAGAAGTGCAATAACCATGCTAATAACGCCGTACATTCCAATGATAAAGACCGGCATAACGGTGTAGGCTAGCCCAATGCCCCATAAGCTCGGCTCGCCTACCGCTATTCCGATCAGCAGCATCGCTAAACCTATTAAAAATAAAAGTCCGGCAGGGATAATGGTAATATAAGTGACCGCTTTAAAAGCACTTATCGTCCCTATTCCTTTTATTTCCATTTTCTTCATTCATTTCGCTCCTGTCTTTGTTTTGGCTGAAAATCATTAAAACGGCAATAAAAATTCCAACAACCGCTAGGCCTCTCCGAGGTCGAAGCCTAGATGTTGTCACGAATTTACAATATCATATAAAGTATCCCCTAAATTTGTCAACCTAGCATCCAGAAGAAGCTCCCCAAAAGCCCCCTTCCTGCTCGTTTCTAATGAGCTTTTGTCGTCTAAAATCTGATTCTAAAAACGATGCTTATTGATTGTGATAATGATTATCAGTAAAATGAAGGAAACATATGAAACAGACGATGATAGGGGGTGCAAGATGGAATGGAATGAGCATGCTCATTTATGGACACAGGCGTCGGTGAAGCTGATGGATGTCAGGTTCGTGTCGTTGCGGGGAAGCGATACGCCGCCGGTCTATCAGCTTCCAGCAAACGGCTTCCTCTTTGCCGTGCGCGGTGCGGCGCATATCGCCATTGATTATACGGAATATGAGGTGAACGGCATGTTCGCGCTGCATGGCGGCAAAGGGATGCTATTGGATATTCGCCTCGTAGCAGAGCAGTTCGACTACTATCTTGTTCTGTATAAAGCCGATGTTTTTGTGCCAGGTGGTCGGCACAAACAACCTATTCAATCGCCCGCTTGCCCTTTTCAGGTACAATACGGCTGTATTCCCTCCTATCCATTGTCGCTGTTCGATAAGCTTGAGCTTCTCTTGCATGCTTGGAATTCGCTGGGGAATGTGGAGAAGCTTCATGCCAAAACCTTATTTTATCAGCTCATATATGAGCTAACACGGCAGCTTCGCGAGCAGACGGTAACAATCATTTCGGCTGATCCAGCCGAACAGGCTTTGCGGTATATTCATGAGCATTACGCGGAACCCCTTACACTTGACAAGCTGGCGTCTGTGCTGGATTGCAGCCCCAGCCATCTCTCACGCCTATTCAAGCAGCGCGCCTCCTGCAGTCCTATTGAATATATGATTCGTTTAAGAGTAGACAAAGCTCGCCACCTGCTCAACCACACGGATGCGAGCTTACAGGACATTGCTGCGGCTATCGGTTATTCCGATGTCTATTATTTCAGTAGAATATTTAAAAAACAGGCCGGTTTATCACCACTTAAGTATCGTGAGCGTGAGTCGGAGAACCGCAATAACATCAAACAACATAATCCATTCCTGATGCTAAGATCGTCCATTGCTCCAGTCAAGCCCAAACGTTATATTAAAGCTCGGAGTGATAATGGTTATCAATACAAGAGCAGAGGGGATTTTCAATTGGTTAGGAACAAAAGAAACTCAGCGGCGTTGACATTACTGGTATGTCTCACGCTGTTATTGAGCGCGTGCTCAGGGACGACAGCAGGTAATCGGGCAGAAGGCAGCAATAGTGCCGCAAATCATTCTGCCGCTACGTCTGGCAATACTGCAGGCAATGTTGTGCAATCGGAAGCAGCAACTATGAATTACACGGGAGCAGACGGCGAGGTTGCGGTTCCCCGCAATCCCCAACGAATTGTAGTCCTCACCCACGCTTATGTCGGTTACTTTATGGTGCTTGGCATTAATCCGGTCGGGGCGCCCAGCATGACGATGGAAAACCCGCTTTACGAAGGTAAAATTGACGGAATGGAAGATATCGGGGCATGGGGTGCCTTCTCGATCGAAAAAATCATTTCCTTGAACCCAGATCTTATCGTAGCACTGGCGAACACGGAAAATCTGGATGAAATTAAGAAGATTGCTCCAGTAGTTACCGTGAACTATGGAGAGAAAAATTATAAAGAGCAATTAATCGAATTCGGCAAGCTGACAAACCGCGAGGAGGTGGCCAAGCAGTGGGTAGCTGGCTGGGAAGCCAAAATCGCCGAAGCTAAGCCGAGAGTGCTGCAAGCAGTTGGCGATAAGACCGTTTCTGTGCTGAGCCCTCACAGTAAAGGCATAAACATTTACGGCGAAGGCTTTGGACGCGGAACTGAAATTTTGTATGACGAGTTTGGGCTCAAGGTTCCCGCTGACTTTGATGTCAAGCTTGGCTCCAAGGGAATCTCGCTTGAGAAGATTGCCGACTACGCAGGAGACTATATCTTCACGACGCTAGATACAAGCGAGAGCAGTGAAACAAGCCCGACGTATGATACTGAAATATGGAGAGGACTTTCAGCCGTTCAAGCGAACCGTGTTTTCTACATGGAAAAAGGGTCTGCAGCATTTAATGATCCAACAACACTAGAAGCAATTCTTCCATTCATTGTAAACAGCCTCACGAATGGAGAAAATGAAGATGGCGCATGACTACAACTGAGATCCCCGATTTCATCGTGCTATTGGCGTTAAGGCGGATGAGAGAATTGCTGGCACGCTGCATCTCGGCTATTTTGACAAAACACCGAAAGCAAAGCACAGAACCCCCGCAGCCAAGCTGCTAACCTGCTTTAGGGATTAGCCGCCTGAATGGCGGGCAAAGAAGCATAGCTCAGGGCTCGCCCTTGTTATTGCGGTGAGATCACTCCGCGAAATGCTACTAATTATTATTCTGATCCCGATTGGGTGAAACGGTTGAAATAGGCGGTGGTGTCGTTTTTGTAAGCATGCCTGAATTTGTTGAATGAGTCCCTTGATTATAAAAATGGCTTGTAGACCCATTCATCATGTCCGATGCCCCCTTTTCTTCCACGGTTAGCTCTAATCCGCCGAATTTCTTGGCAAACATGCCATACAACAGCGTATTAAGCATATTGACCGCACCATAAAACACGATTAAAAAAATCGGCATGACGAAGAAAGGGAATCCCATTCCAAAAATGGAAGACCTGCCGGTAGCCGCTGCAATAAGCATCATAACAACACCAATTACAAATAACAGCACAGAAGGTATAATCATCATATACGCCGTCGCTTTAAAAGCACTGACCGCACCTATCCCTTTAATTTCTAATTTCTTCATCTTTTCAGCTCCTAATTATGTTTTTTCACTTTCTACTCCGCAGAAGCCACTAGGAAAAATTCACCAAAAAGTGACAAATTCCTGCTTGCAGCGTAAAAAAAAGAAAAAGCCGTGAAGACTGCCTGTGGTACGCTCCCATCATAGTAGACAGTAGAAAAAACAAAAATTTCTACGTCTACTCATGATGGGGGTTTTTCTCATGTCAAAAAGAAGTCCTGTTCCTTTAGAAATCAAACTACAAATTGTACAACGATGTCTGGATTACCGTTCCAACCCAAATGCTGAGGCTAAACACATGGGGGTGAGCCAGGACTCAGTCAAGGATTGGATCAGAAAATATAGCGCACATGGATTGGACGGGTTAACGGAATCGAAAACGTGGAAAACGTATGCCAAGGAATTGAAGCTTGATGCAATCCAGGATGTTGTGTCTGGTCGTTTATCCTTAACTGCCGCAACAGAAAAATATCATATTTCAAGCAGAAGTGTGTTGTCGAAATGGCTAACCAAGTATACTGAGGAGATCAAATGGAAACCTGCGCGTAAAGGGAAAGGACGATCTCCTATGAACAAAGGACGTAAGACAACGCTTGAAGAACGGATTGAAATCGCACAATATACGCTGGCTCATGACTTGGATTATTCAAAAGCGATGGAGAAGTTTGGTGTATCTTATCAACAGGTATATGCATGGGTACGAAAATACCAAGCAGGTCAAGAAGGAGCCCTTCAGGATGGTCGGGGACGTAAAAAGCCTGTAGAAGAACTCGGCGAGCAAGAACGACTCAAGCTACGGATCAAAGAACTAGAAGCCCGAAATGAATACCTAGAGATGGAGAATGCCTTCGCAAAAAAGTTGGCAGAGATCGAGCGACGAAAACCACGTTAACGCTGGTTCGACATGTACAGCGGTATCAAGCGATACAAGAACTATACGTTGAGAAAGGATACGCGATTGCAGCATTATGCGCGTTAGCTAGTGTGGCTCGATCTGCCTACTACAAGTGGTTAAAGTGGACACCTTCTGCCAAAGAACGTGAAGCACGTATGCTTGCTAAAGAAGTGAAGCGTCATTATGAAAAGCGAGATGGGATTTTGGGCTATCGCCAAATGCGAACCCAGTTAAATCGAAAGCTGAACCAGAAGTACAACAAAAAGCGCTATTACCGAATCATGCGTGCGCTGGAGCTAAAAGCAGTCATTCGTAAAAAACGGCCACATTACGTAAGTGCCACAGCGCTCCATGTGGCTGAGAATAAAATGAATCGCGACTTTGATGCCTCTGCTCCAAATGTAAAATGGTCTACGGATGTAACCGAACTGAAATACGGAAATGGGCGTAAAGCGTATTTAAGCGCTGTTATAGATCTGTACGACAACGCCATTGTTTCATGGGTGCTCAGTCATTCCAACAACAATAAACTCGTGATGGATACGCTGAAAAAAGCGTATACCAAAAATCCAGGTGTGTCCCCGATGATCCAGAGTGACAGAGGTTTTCAGTACACGTCCCATGAGTATAAAAGGCTTCAATTGAAGTATGGATTTACGAAGAGCATGTCTCGTGTGGGTCGATGCTTGGATAACCAGCCAATTGAACGATTTTGGGGTACGTATAAGTCAGAAAGTTATTATCTTACGAAGTATGATGCCTATGAGAGCCTATACAGCGCCGTTCGCCGTTATATGAACTACTATAACAACTACCGTTATACGGAATGTCTGGACGGCTTGTCTCCAAATGAATACCGCAGAGCGGTATAACAAAGATACCTTAGCACGTCATCCGAGTTAAGGTATCCATCTGAACTGTTTTTTTGTTTTTTTGACTGTCTACTTGACGGGGAGCACTTCACTGACAGGCAGTCTTTCACGGCTCTTTCTATTAAACTGATGCGTTATTTATGCTTTCGCTGGATCGAAGGAGCTTTTCAGCGAAACGATACGGTTGAAGATTAGCTTCTCCGGCGTCGTATCCTTCGGATCTACATTGAAATAGCCATGGCGGAAAAATTGGAACTTCGCTTGTCCTTCGGCATCCTTCATATTCGGCTCCACGAAGCCTTGCAGCACCTCAAGGTTATTCGGGTTGATGCATTCAAGGAACGGCTTGCCTTCCTCTTCTGCTTCATTCGTAATAAGAGGCTCGAACAAACGGAAGTCTGCCGGAACTGCCTGTGACGCCTCCACCCAGTGAATCGTGCCCTTTACTTTGCGGGCGTTGAAGCCCGAGCCGCTTTTTGTTGCCGGATCGTAGGTGCAGCGCAGCTCAATGACGTCGCCCGCTTCATTTTTCACAACCTCTTGGCAAGTAATGAAATACGCATGCTTCAGACGCACCTCATTGCCAGGGAACAGGCGGAAATATTTATTCGGCGGATTTTCCATAAAATCGTCCTGCTCAATATAAATCTCGCGACCGAACGGAATTTGGCGAATACCCATGTCTTCGTTCTCAGCGTTATTTTCTGCATCGAGCAGCTCGGTTTGGCCTTCCGGGTAATTCGTAATGACGACCTTGAGCGGTCGCAATACCGCCATCGTCCGAAGCGCCTTAAGCTTCAAGTCCTCACGGATAAAATGCTCAAGCATCCGCTCATCGACCGTGCTGTTCGCCTTCGCAACCCCGATCTCGCGACAGAAGGCGCGAATAGCTTCCGCCGTAAAGCCTTTGCGGCGCAAACCGCTGATCGTCGGCATACGCGGATCATCCCAGCCGTCTACCACTTTCTCATCAACAAGCTGCTTCAGCTTTCTTTTGCTCATGACGGTATTCGTGACATTCAGACGGGCGAACTCGTATTGACGAGGCACTGCCGGCATCTCGCATTCGGCAATCGCCCAGTCATAGAGCGGACGGTGATCGGCGAACTCCAGCGTACAGATGGAATGCGTAATGCCTTCAATCGCGTCACTGATCGGATGAGCATAGTCATACATCGGGTAAATGCACCAAGCATCGCCAGTCCGGTGATGGTGGGCATGAGCGATACGGTACAGCACGGGATCACGCAGGTTAATATTCGGCGAAGCCATATCAATCTTCGCTCTCAGCACCTTCGAGCCGTCAGGAAATTCTCCTGCGCGCATACGGGCAAACAGATCAATGTTCTCTTCTGCACTGCGCTCACGGTAAGGACTGTTTTGCCCGGGCTGTGTCAGCGTGCCGCGCGTCTCGCGGATTTGCTCGGCGGACAGGTCGCATACGTATGCTTTGCCTTTATTAATGAGCAGTACAGCGCGATTGTAAAGCTCTTCGAAATAATCCGAGGCAAAGCGCAGCTCGTCCCAATCAAAGCCCAGCCACTTCACATCCTCTTGAATGGAATCGACGTATTCCGTATCCTCCTTAACCGGGTTCGTATCGTCAAAGCGCAAATTCGTTCTGCCTTTGAAATCGTCAGCCAGCTCAAAATTCAAGCAAATGGACTTCGCATGTCCTATATGCAAATAGCCATTCGGCTCCGGCGGAAAGCGCGTCACGATTTCCTTGACATGGCCGGTCTTCAAATCTTCGCTCACAATATTTTTTATAAAGTTAGAGGATGACAGCTTAGTGTCCACGTTGTTTTCCATTGTGACCAACCTTTCCCACGAAAAATAGATATCTTTCTATAATACACAAAATCCCGCAAAATTATAAGATCATCCGCATCGTTATTAAAATAGATGGCATGTGAGCAACCTTTGTTTTCATAGGTTCTATTAATAACGTATTTGCTCGCGGCATGGCATGTGCTGCCAGATGCCCTTGCAACCTGAACGGATGGTGAAGACATCATGACTGGGAACCCGATCGTTATATTTCCCTACAGCGGGTTTGAAGCTTTCCCTGCGGCGGAGCGCGACTGGCTTGCCAAGCTCGGAGAGCAACGTCAAATCTATATGATTGCAGAGGACGCACTACCAAGCTGGGCAATCGCCGCATCTATCGCTCCCCTATCGCTCGCTCGTCTGCCTGAGCAGGATTGGGATCACACCTGCGCACTTGTGCTCCATCCTTGCTGGACGCATATCGCAGCACCACTGGCTCCGCGCAGCCTGATCGCCTATCTTCCCGATTCAGAGCCGCAGGAAGAAGAGCAATGGCGCTCCTATCGCAGCTGGCTGTGCGCACGGGCGACGCTCGTTGTTGCTGCCACTGAAGCCTTTTATTTGGAGCAGGCCTTTTGCCGCGGCGATATTTTTCTGCTTGATGGCACCGATGAAACGTCCGATCTGCTGGCGAGACAAGCGATAGAATGGCATATAGACGGCTATGAATCGCAGATGCTTATACGGCTGCAACAACGGTTCCGCGCCATTTGGCATGAGGAGCAGGCCGATAAAACGCAGGCCGCAAGAAGACTTGCTGAATTA
This window encodes:
- a CDS encoding AraC family transcriptional regulator — translated: MEWNEHAHLWTQASVKLMDVRFVSLRGSDTPPVYQLPANGFLFAVRGAAHIAIDYTEYEVNGMFALHGGKGMLLDIRLVAEQFDYYLVLYKADVFVPGGRHKQPIQSPACPFQVQYGCIPSYPLSLFDKLELLLHAWNSLGNVEKLHAKTLFYQLIYELTRQLREQTVTIISADPAEQALRYIHEHYAEPLTLDKLASVLDCSPSHLSRLFKQRASCSPIEYMIRLRVDKARHLLNHTDASLQDIAAAIGYSDVYYFSRIFKKQAGLSPLKYRERESENRNNIKQHNPFLMLRSSIAPVKPKRYIKARSDNGYQYKSRGDFQLVRNKRNSAALTLLVCLTLLLSACSGTTAGNRAEGSNSAANHSAATSGNTAGNVVQSEAATMNYTGADGEVAVPRNPQRIVVLTHAYVGYFMVLGINPVGAPSMTMENPLYEGKIDGMEDIGAWGAFSIEKIISLNPDLIVALANTENLDEIKKIAPVVTVNYGEKNYKEQLIEFGKLTNREEVAKQWVAGWEAKIAEAKPRVLQAVGDKTVSVLSPHSKGINIYGEGFGRGTEILYDEFGLKVPADFDVKLGSKGISLEKIADYAGDYIFTTLDTSESSETSPTYDTEIWRGLSAVQANRVFYMEKGSAAFNDPTTLEAILPFIVNSLTNGENEDGA
- a CDS encoding sensor histidine kinase yields the protein MQKWHHIFHKNTGISPYVWVVFYILPFYFIFRNSSPYQATSGIVMIVLFFICYMLSFMSKGWQVYFWTSIQIIISIAMTLMFGYVYFSIFLAYFIGNIQNRIGFFTLYSIHIVTTFLSINYGLAVQNPVFLAQFPFVLISLIGVILLPVNTYNRNKRDKLEGELEHANKRISELVKLEERQRIARDLHDTIGQKLSLIGLKSDLAGKLMQKNPAKAQEEIDDVRQTARTALKEVRELVTEMRGTRLEDELFRVKQILKAADIQLIVEGDPSHTDTSLLAENVVSMCLKEAVTNIVKHSSATKCLVEIEPTRTELIVRVQDNGTGIATGGKESRSYYRGNGLRGMKERLEFINGSLDIICGDGTLLVIKAPNIVQKPEKESSL
- a CDS encoding glutamine--tRNA ligase/YqeY domain fusion protein — its product is MENNVDTKLSSSNFIKNIVSEDLKTGHVKEIVTRFPPEPNGYLHIGHAKSICLNFELADDFKGRTNLRFDDTNPVKEDTEYVDSIQEDVKWLGFDWDELRFASDYFEELYNRAVLLINKGKAYVCDLSAEQIRETRGTLTQPGQNSPYRERSAEENIDLFARMRAGEFPDGSKVLRAKIDMASPNINLRDPVLYRIAHAHHHRTGDAWCIYPMYDYAHPISDAIEGITHSICTLEFADHRPLYDWAIAECEMPAVPRQYEFARLNVTNTVMSKRKLKQLVDEKVVDGWDDPRMPTISGLRRKGFTAEAIRAFCREIGVAKANSTVDERMLEHFIREDLKLKALRTMAVLRPLKVVITNYPEGQTELLDAENNAENEDMGIRQIPFGREIYIEQDDFMENPPNKYFRLFPGNEVRLKHAYFITCQEVVKNEAGDVIELRCTYDPATKSGSGFNARKVKGTIHWVEASQAVPADFRLFEPLITNEAEEEGKPFLECINPNNLEVLQGFVEPNMKDAEGQAKFQFFRHGYFNVDPKDTTPEKLIFNRIVSLKSSFDPAKA
- a CDS encoding IS3 family transposase, with the protein product MQELYVEKGYAIAALCALASVARSAYYKWLKWTPSAKEREARMLAKEVKRHYEKRDGILGYRQMRTQLNRKLNQKYNKKRYYRIMRALELKAVIRKKRPHYVSATALHVAENKMNRDFDASAPNVKWSTDVTELKYGNGRKAYLSAVIDLYDNAIVSWVLSHSNNNKLVMDTLKKAYTKNPGVSPMIQSDRGFQYTSHEYKRLQLKYGFTKSMSRVGRCLDNQPIERFWGTYKSESYYLTKYDAYESLYSAVRRYMNYYNNYRYTECLDGLSPNEYRRAV
- a CDS encoding inositol monophosphatase, whose translation is MEQAVVREARRVAVEAAKEAGELLRKLFDKLDTGTYKQKDEHGDLVTEADHRAEEIILGKIKHSFPDHHIISEEAGDNRLSSDWLWLVDPLDGTNNFAVGMPLFAVSITLMYQREAVMAVIYEPMTNRLYEAVANGGFRCNGKIIRLGEPRAYNKATVGWIQGHKVQQEPQAVRLRQHLDTSTKRMMRLWAPTLQWTMLAKGDLDAIILYNSEGEDLYSGMLMVREAGGSITDFEGRPFTGMSSEPYLIACHPQHLPFFRGLVHNGLVGK
- a CDS encoding helix-turn-helix domain-containing protein, which gives rise to MSKRSPVPLEIKLQIVQRCLDYRSNPNAEAKHMGVSQDSVKDWIRKYSAHGLDGLTESKTWKTYAKELKLDAIQDVVSGRLSLTAATEKYHISSRSVLSKWLTKYTEEIKWKPARKGKGRSPMNKGRKTTLEERIEIAQYTLAHDLDYSKAMEKFGVSYQQVYAWVRKYQAGQEGALQDGRGRKKPVEELGEQERLKLRIKELEARNEYLEMENAFAKKLAEIERRKPR
- a CDS encoding response regulator transcription factor; the protein is MITIVIAEDQRMLLGALASLLELEDDMTVVGKAGNGEEAITLVQLHKPDICIMDIEMPVKSGLEAAEEIRQLGCKVIILTTFARSGYFDRALKAGVCGYLLKDSPSEELASSIRSVMTGRRIYAPELVDDAYGQENPLTEREKEVLGLIADGKNTKEIADQLYLTNGTVRNYISVILDKLGVSNRIEAITRFKEKGWFK
- a CDS encoding fatty acid desaturase, whose amino-acid sequence is MDQKAKQASLKKSLAPYEKVNMKTSIQQLINTLLPLGFFWYAAYAVMPISYLLTIVFSLITAGFVIRTFIICHDCCHGSFFKSKRANAIIGTITGILTLVPFQQWKYSHSIHHATSSNLDKRGVGDIWIMTVDEYIAATPLRRLFYRIYRHPVVMFGLGPIAVFLIQYRFNRKGARRQERLNTYLINVAIVALYAGLSWLLGWQAFVMVQLPVMFLSGLFGIWLFYVQHQFEDTYFENEDEWSYVKAAVEGSSYYKLPRPLQWITGNIGFHHVHHLSPKVPNYYLEDAHNSSVPLQQATTITIKTSLTALRFRLWDEENNMFVSFKGMKHRLHKPRAASTKLDTRRVG